The Flavobacteriales bacterium genome includes a region encoding these proteins:
- a CDS encoding RNA polymerase sigma factor RpoD/SigA: MRQLKISKQFTNRENKSLDKYLNEISKVPMIDAQEEVVLAQRIREGDQAALEKLVNANLRFVVSVSKQYQNQGLTLGDLINEGNLGLIKAAKRFDETRGFKFISYAVWWIRQSILQALADQSRIVRLPLNKVGSIGRISAAAAKLEQEHEREPTPEEIAKELDIPVTEVENAFRTSGRHLSIDAPLTEGEDNTLLGVLDNNDEPDPDNPLLNESLQKEINRVISTLSEKERDVLKYYYGLDGGPAHTLEDISEKVGLTRERVRQIKEKALRRLRKSSKSKILKTYLG; this comes from the coding sequence ATGAGACAGCTTAAAATCAGCAAACAGTTTACCAACCGTGAAAACAAATCTTTAGACAAATATCTGAACGAAATCAGCAAAGTGCCGATGATTGATGCCCAAGAGGAGGTTGTGTTGGCACAACGAATCAGGGAAGGAGACCAAGCCGCACTTGAAAAGTTGGTCAACGCCAACTTGCGTTTTGTGGTTTCTGTGTCAAAACAGTATCAAAATCAAGGACTTACGCTTGGCGATTTGATTAACGAAGGAAACCTGGGTTTGATAAAAGCTGCCAAACGATTTGATGAAACCCGTGGTTTCAAATTCATTTCGTATGCTGTTTGGTGGATTCGTCAAAGCATTTTGCAGGCTTTGGCTGACCAATCGCGTATTGTACGTTTGCCATTAAACAAAGTAGGTTCTATTGGTCGTATCTCTGCTGCCGCTGCCAAGTTGGAGCAAGAGCATGAGCGTGAACCAACGCCTGAAGAAATTGCAAAAGAACTGGATATTCCGGTTACCGAGGTTGAAAATGCCTTCCGAACCTCCGGCCGACATTTGAGTATTGACGCACCTTTAACCGAGGGTGAAGACAATACATTGTTGGGTGTTTTGGATAACAACGATGAGCCGGATCCGGATAATCCGTTGTTGAACGAATCATTGCAAAAGGAAATAAACCGTGTTATTTCTACGCTTTCAGAAAAAGAAAGAGACGTATTGAAATATTATTACGGTCTTGATGGGGGGCCTGCACACACATTGGAAGATATTTCTGAGAAAGTGGGATTAACCCGCGAGCGTGTTCGTCAAATAAAAGAAAAAGCCTTACGACGACTTCGCAAATCATCAAAAAGCAAAATTCTTAAAACCTATTTGGGATAA